A region of the Melospiza georgiana isolate bMelGeo1 chromosome Z, bMelGeo1.pri, whole genome shotgun sequence genome:
CTTAGGTTCTGTCAATCCACTGGTTTCGTGAGGTAACTCCCAGTTCCCCTCCCCTTGTTTCCTTATATGGGCGCATACTCCTTCCTCCCCGGGCcctgccagtcactccctgctccACCTATTTTTCCAGAATGTTCTTCCCTTTGGGAGCTATGATTGGCTGTGGGaccggggcccctcctttgtTATGTATCCATTGGTTTTCCCTTAATGTCTGTTAACCTAAGTTCGCTCCCACACCTTCCTGGATTGGTTCTGTTGGAAACCCCTCCTCTGCATTCCTCCCCCTTTATAACTCCCTGACACTTGTGTATTGGTGACATTCTCTGGCTGGCTTCTCCCGGGGTGGCTCCTGGCCGCAGTAAACCTGACTGCCCCCAGAGAGTGTCCGTCTCTCGGTCTCGTCATTTCTCGCAGCCTGGTAACCTACTCACTGTGATTTCATCCCCACGGACACAGCCCGAAGCCTTCTGCCGCCGAGGGGTGCCCGTAGGAGCAGTCCTGGGGCCCTGCCACCGGGATTGGCTCCCCACCTACGCAGCAGCCAGCTGGTCACCGTGCTGGCCGGACGGACAACATTCCAAGGCCGCTGACcgctgctctgagctgtgtttggcagctcccagcagggccctgcacccaggccctttgcaataaaccccaaattcctgaCCTGCtacagagatctctcatctccttccatccccaccatcccaCCCCCGGACAGTCCTGCAGGTTCCCATTTTGGGGCTTTCTGGGTAAAACCCACACACATGTGTAAATGCCTGGTTCTGTCTGCACCTCGTGGTTTGTTGCAGGCAGAGCTGactgtcccagctctgggaaacTGAAAACCTTTCCAAGAGGGCTGGAAGAAGGAGAGGAATGGGTGGTGGGACACTGCCACAGCTCTCTGCCCCCCACGTGTGGCTGCCATCCTCCACACTCCCATCCATCCAtacatcatccatccatccatccatccatccatccatccatccatccatccatccatccatccatccatccatccctcctgctgccaaGAGGGAAGGacgtgggcagagctgggaatgccacCCTCTGTATATATATCTGTGTATGCTATACAGATATAAATACTGTcagtgtgcttttgctttgtgtgattggtcacaAAACTCATAAAGTGAGGTGTGACATtgagttctgtgtctgctgcctgggatgtgagctgctggcaccttCCATTGCCATAGCCATGGAGTGAGAGTGATGCTGGAgaatcaaacagctcaaggcagttccacagcagccctgtcccgTTTGTGGTCTGTGATATCAGTGATCACTCTCTGGTAGCAGCAATGGCTGGGGGGAACTGCCCTGCATCACGGGAGGAACTGTGACACGTTTATTGGTAATTGTTGATCCACAAGCATGGCTGGTTGTGCTGGCCTGCCAGAAACAGTTCTGGAGGATTGAAACCTGGACTGAGCAGGACAGACTGGCGGCCGTGGTGGTGAGGAGGAAGGCAGTGTGCTCTGGGCATCCCAGCTGTCTGGGGAGTGCCCAATTCCACTGGAAATGAGCGTGGGTGTGCTGTGAGAAGCATGTCCCATGAATGAGGCATGGGGCATGGGGTATGGGACACAGGACAGGTGCAGGGCCAGGACTTAGACCTGTCTTCTCTGAAGGAGGATGATGCAGCTGATGAAGATGGCTGGGACCCAGAGGGCATGGGTCCAGGGGCAGCTCACTGCTCTCCAAGAGCCCTCAGGGCTCactctggggatgctgctgttggtggGGCTGCTGTGACTCTGCAGGATGGTGGCCAAGCATCTGAGAGGTGCCCAGCGATGACAGGGACTGAGCAGGTGTGTCAGACTCCCCAGGGGCACAAGCACACACGAGCTGCTAAATCAGCTGCCACGGGGACTGGAGCACTGGCCTCGGGTGTCCATCCCACAACTCCCGTGAGAGAAACACCTCCTGCACCTGAGACATCctcctgtgaaaaatgcatgcattttatgattggcttttcgcaaatattaaaatgagtattatatgtgttgtgttagaaagtaatgctgtattaattctcttaagtactgaGTTAAGGTtacaaaaaatgttaaaatagaaactatgctgtgTAGGGtactttttctaaagaaagggCTTGCAgtgagacagcagccacaggacacctgaatctttcagagaaagagaatttattgccctcttatcaaaagaaattaacttcttcctgcctcagaggtgctgtcaggattcagaggaagcagctgacactgcccagacagaatcctgtgtttgaatgggaTTTATGCATCgtggatgaggtgtatgaatatgcaacaggttgttgcttttaagggttaatgctctgttaacgtgggtcctttttcgggcttattttgcccagcAAGTGGTACCTggacatccgtaactctttgtatttgttgtctcacattgtcctaattcaaattgtccaaattattattactgtaattgtattactatatttataaccattttattactattaaacttttaaaattttataaacaagtgattggcatcTTTCACACTCCCGTGAGGGattcagagagcagcagtgaccACGGATCATGGATTTCACAGGTGCTGTGTAAATACTATCTCATCAACAAAAGTAATACAAAGAACTCTACAGGGGACAAAATCATTACCAAGGAGAGGTTTTTATGATCCCTTGTGCAGTCACAGTTTTTTCCTGTACAGGTGAAGCCAGGCAGACACAGCCACACGGAATGCAGGGTTTATTTCCAGGTGCTTTGGGCAGACAGCCCCAGGCCTCCAGGCCAGATCCCCCGAGCAAAGCTCAGCTCTGAGcagtccagcagcagctctccaggccGTGGGGTGGAGAGGGCGGCTCAGGCCCCAGGTGCTCACTCATGCTATCCCCAGGAATTTATTGCTGTGTTCAGGAAGACTCAGAAGGCTGCGAGGCAGCTGCGGGCTCCAGGCTCACCCCACTGACCGCGGGATTGAAAGCTGCCGCTGCCAGAAATGCTCCTTCAGAACTTCttcacaaagaaagaaaacagaaccGATATTCTACACTGAAATCTTTATAAAGACACTTCAAGAGTCCAGTCAAGTGTTTATCTGCTCGTATTAGTTGCTAGGTAGTCTCACTGCGCAAAAAGATGCTTTATTCCAAAACATTGCAACAATTAAAAAATGTGGATGTGCTACAGGAAAcacaaagtgagaaaaaaagcCTTGTTCTTGAAATGCAAAACACTAGAAATGCAATGAAGACGAAACAGTGTTACTTAAAAAagcaacagaagaaaatattaaagtacaaaatactgcattttattGATGTTTGGGAGAGCGTTTATGCAGCTCACTGCTGTTAGTCCCCAGTACtgaaattcaaaacaaaacacagcataTCCCACTGCTTCAAAAAAGTGTTATTTTAATgcttaaaaaaatcagagataTGACCATTAAGTAAATCCTATAacaaaatattaacattttaaaggaattaaCCCACCCAGCTCCTATGTTTCTGCACTCCTCAGATGGCCAAGGTGCAAACAACACCTGCTGACAGGGCAGGTGCAGGGAATCCTCATTCTCACCTGAGCACAAGGACACGCTGCAGCCCTGAcccagcccctctcagctgagctgcatTCAGCACCAGCAGAAAGGCTCTGGAAGCTTATTTTAAAACTCCACAATGCTGAGCACAGTGCGTGTGCACCTTtgacaaggaaaaaaggagactGCAGGCAGCGTTAAGTGATGGTGGCACCaaagaagaggaaattaaaaagaGATTTACATGATTTATGTAGAAAAAGATAAACTTCTACTGCGTGTGTACagtgccatttaaaaaaaaaataaatttccattagctttttttaaaatgtaaggGGAAAAGTACTTTTATGACACTATCTGAAGTGGATTTGAGGAGGACGCTTCACAGAATGTGAGCCAGccgtgccctggcagccaggagggccagccaCATCCTGGGGGCgtcagcagcaggggcagggagggattgtcctctcctctcctgctctgctctggggcccTTTTGAGCACCATCACACCAAAGACACGAAGCTgtcagaggctgcccagaggaggccaGGGGGCTGGCCAGGGGGCTGGAGAGGAAGCTGCacgaggagcagctgagggcacttggtttgctcagcctggaggagaggacGCTGAGGGCAGACCTTGCCAGGGCCCTCATCATcctcctgaggagcagcagaagggcaggcacagagctcctcCCTCTcgtgaccagggacaggacgTGAGAAAATGGCTGAGGGTGAAGCAGGGAGGTCTAGGTTGGCTGTCAGGAAAGGTTtgtcacccagagggtggtctGGCACTGAACAAGATCCCCAGGAACAGGGTCACAACCCCAAAGCTGCCTGAGGCGAAGAAGTGTCAGGCACAAATGGGATGGCTGGGGTATCCCCtgcaaggccaggagctggacacaGTGAGAGCTCCCTTCCAGCTGAGCatactctgtgattctgtgcaaTGTGGCAGAGGAGGACTCCTCCTGGCCCAGCAGCCATTTGCTCCAAGGACAGACCCACAGCTGCCAAGGGAAGTCACTCAGGGCGCGGAGCAGGAAATTAAAGCCTGGAGATAAGAGCAAAAGACAACATGCCCACGCCATAACGGGGACCAGAAGGGCTGTGGGCATCTGGGAACAGCGAGGTGCTGCCTTAGGTGGCCAAAAAAGCCACCAATAAATTCCCTCTCCTTCAAAACAACAGACAAAGACAAACTCTGCTCAAACTTCTGCGTATATAGAATTGTAACATAGGAGATACAAACTGGTTAAAATACTGCTAGGAATAGCACAAACAAGAGACAGTACTTCACTTACCACTTAATACTCgcttctacaaaaaaaaaaaacagccaaatATCCAGACCTTGCTGTGTTAAGTTATATGTACACCTGCCAGTCCAAAAGTTACTTGTCTGTGATTTAATTTAAGCACCTTGATTACACAGTGTCCTTTACTACAAAACAGCCAAACATACATTCATAATCCTAGAACTATCGTCATAATTAGCGTATTTTAAAGCATTATGTCAGACAGGTGCACCCTAAGCCGTTTCTCTCTTTTAAAGGTAAGGGGTCTGCACCACCATCCTCACGTAATGCAGCAACTCATGTTACAGTAATCATTTAAATGCTTTCACTGTTACAAAATGCtttagagagaaggaaaaaaaaaaccgaaAGAGAAAAGAAACGCGCACGTCAGTTTGTCAGTTTGCTCTTTTCAGACCGTGCTATGTCAGGAGACCCCGTGCTGTCGCCCCTCTGCCCTGCAAAGGGGCTGGTGGCCGGGGGGTCCCGtgcccatccccatccccgccGCGGGGTCGCATCCCCATCCCGCCGCGCGGCTCCCGGCGGCGGCACCCGCGAGGTAGGTACCGGATATCCCCAAAGGCagagccgagccgtgccgagccgggccgggcgcgcCGCTGTGTGTCCCCGCCGGCCGCCGGGCTGCTCCGCTCACAGCAAGCTGCTGGGCAGGTTGCTGCTCTGCCACCTCAGGCAGGTGGTCTTAGAGTGTTTGTACAGGTGGCTGGACTGGCTGAAGCGCTTGCCGCACTTGAGGCAGGCGTAGGGCTTCTCCCCCGTGTGCACGCGGATGTGCTTCTTGCAGTCCGTCAGCGTCAGGAAGGTCTTGCAGCAGATCTTGCAGGCGTACTTGCGCGCGCCCTCCACCACCAGCACGTTGTGCTCCGACAGAGCCTTCTTGCACTTGGACAGCACGTCGGCCGAGGCGCGCGTCAGCTGCGGCGGGCCCGGCTGCGACAGGTGCCCGCCCTCGAAGGACGCGCCGCCGTTGAGCATCAGCTGCGAGCCCGACgagctctcctgcagctgcgAGCCCCGCACCGAGGTCACCACGGGCATCTTGGGGGCGATGCGCCGGTAGCCAGGAAAGCCGCCCGCCCCGCCTCGCACGGAGCCCATCATGGCCCGCGACAGCgagtgcaggcccagccccgaGCGGGGGAAATCCATGCCGAACTGCTCCGCTGCTCGGTAGCCGGAGCTCTGCACGCACGGCAGGCCCATCACATCCTGCATGGGCCTCACAAAGTGGGAGTCCGCGGGCTCGCTGAACGGGTTCTCCACGTGCGAGACGGCGGCGGAGGAGTGGCCGCCGGCGGGCCCCGACTCCGGGCTCATCAGGTACGGGGCATCGCTGTCCATCCTGCAGTCGCTGGTGGTGTTGGGAATGTTGTCATCGCTGTTCTGGCTGGTGCCAAAGCCACCTCCCCTGCTTTTGTTCAAAAAATTCGAAATGCTGAAAGAGGACTTGTGTTCCAGGTTGTTGGACACCTCCATGATGTGGATGTCTCCCACCCGGTCGGTGCTGGACTGGGGGTCTGAGAAGCTGCGGTCGCTGCTCTCGGGACTCAGCTCGATCTTCTCTGCACTCACCACCCCTCCTTCCACCTCCACAGACTCGCTGCCCTCCGCCTGGGAGGTGACATCgctcacctcgtcctggggcTCCGGGGAGCTCAGGGGCTCCGACTTCACCACCACCCTCATGTGCTCCTTCTCATTCAGGCTGACCTCCGGGTTTTCGCACGGGAAGTTGCTCTTCTCAGCGGCAGCCTCCTGGTCGAAGCTGGTTTCCACCTGCGTGGCCTGGGACGCCATGGACATCTGGGAGATGTTCCCCCCGCCGTTGTCTGACTGGCTGGGCACTTGGGCGTCCTCCTGAGCGCCGAAGGACTGGTCGAACATGATGGCGTTGTCCTCCTGGTTATCGGCCGTGGCGTCGGCCTTGGAGTTGTCCACCATCTTGAGGGAGTCGGGCGAGAAGAAGTCCTCGCGGGAGTGCACGACGGGCGGCCCGCTCTCGGGGGCGCCGTCCGCGCCGGGCTCGTCCAGGGCGGGCCGCGCGCGCTGCCGGGCGCGCTCCTCCGAGGACTGCTTGCGCTTGTGCAGGCGGCGCATGGGGAAGGCGGCGCGCTGCTCCAGCCCGCCGCGcagcgccgcgcccgccgcgcccgccggCTCCTCGGCGCCCTGCGCCGAGCCCAGCGCCGAGCTGACGatgctgagccccagctgctgcagcatgaAGGAGCGCTGCAGCCGCGCGCTCTGCTCCTGCGCGCGCTCGCTGGGCGGCGACAGCGGCAGCGTCCGCGTCGTCAGGTAGTGCTTGCAGGCCTTGACCACCGAGTTGAGGTGCAGGTGCGAGGCGGCCAGCAGCACGTCCATGACGTTGCTCTCGCCCAGCATCAGCGTGGAGGTGTACATCATGTCGATGAGCGCGGCGAAGGCCTCGGCCGTCACCACCTCGCTGTCCAGCTGGATCATGTTCATGCTCTGGTCGCCCTCGGCCACGGTGAAGAGCGCGCGGAAGTGCGTGCTGCAGGCGGCCAGCACCGAGCGGTGCGCCTTGAAGTGCCGGTTGCCCACCACGATGACGCAGTCACACAGCTGCCCGTGCAGCCGCTGGTAGTTGAGCTGCTGGAAGACCTGCTCAAAGTGCCCCGGGAAATCCATGGTCCTGCAAAACACAAGAGGAGAGCGGTGAGGGCTGAGCAGGGCGGTTGTATTGCGAATCAAAGGGGAAAGAggatgatgcatctgactccaccATCAGAAGGCTAAAGGATTACTTT
Encoded here:
- the ZBTB5 gene encoding zinc finger and BTB domain-containing protein 5; its protein translation is MDFPGHFEQVFQQLNYQRLHGQLCDCVIVVGNRHFKAHRSVLAACSTHFRALFTVAEGDQSMNMIQLDSEVVTAEAFAALIDMMYTSTLMLGESNVMDVLLAASHLHLNSVVKACKHYLTTRTLPLSPPSERAQEQSARLQRSFMLQQLGLSIVSSALGSAQGAEEPAGAAGAALRGGLEQRAAFPMRRLHKRKQSSEERARQRARPALDEPGADGAPESGPPVVHSREDFFSPDSLKMVDNSKADATADNQEDNAIMFDQSFGAQEDAQVPSQSDNGGGNISQMSMASQATQVETSFDQEAAAEKSNFPCENPEVSLNEKEHMRVVVKSEPLSSPEPQDEVSDVTSQAEGSESVEVEGGVVSAEKIELSPESSDRSFSDPQSSTDRVGDIHIMEVSNNLEHKSSFSISNFLNKSRGGGFGTSQNSDDNIPNTTSDCRMDSDAPYLMSPESGPAGGHSSAAVSHVENPFSEPADSHFVRPMQDVMGLPCVQSSGYRAAEQFGMDFPRSGLGLHSLSRAMMGSVRGGAGGFPGYRRIAPKMPVVTSVRGSQLQESSSGSQLMLNGGASFEGGHLSQPGPPQLTRASADVLSKCKKALSEHNVLVVEGARKYACKICCKTFLTLTDCKKHIRVHTGEKPYACLKCGKRFSQSSHLYKHSKTTCLRWQSSNLPSSLL